The following coding sequences are from one Lolium rigidum isolate FL_2022 chromosome 6, APGP_CSIRO_Lrig_0.1, whole genome shotgun sequence window:
- the LOC124662029 gene encoding uncharacterized protein LOC124662029, with protein sequence MALRSPSSTRRQDEPLRDSPPADSPPPTSQPMSLVHNDNKQDQKEDNLMIMSSIKNVEEEAAKTRQEAVQLKKRLAELELAMVNLKRVDIPINGGSSHGAKADAARKTKEEVDQLLVKLEMEGLEIDGKVASIIDDGIWRIKAEAVREPKGRNVMESLLILAAYVVGFVIGVELQENKFREEYAKMKRS encoded by the exons ATGGCGCTGCGCTCTCCCTCCAGCACTCGTCGGCAGGATGAGCCCCTCCGTGATTCGCCGCCGGCGGACTCTCCGCCTCCCACCTCTCAG CCAATGTCCCTGGTCCACAACGACAACAAGCAGGACCAGAAGGAAGACAACCTCATGATCATGAGCTCCATCAAGAATGTGGAAGAAGAGGCAGCCAAGACAAGGCAGGAGGCGGTGCAACTCAAGAAGAGGCTGGCCGAGCTGGAGCTGGCCATGGTCAACCTCAAGAGAGTGGACATTCCCATTAAT GGTGGATCCAGCCATGGAGCTAAAGCTGATGCTGCTAGGAAAACAAAGGAAGAGGTGGATCAGTTGTTGGTCAAATTAGAAATGGAGGGATTGGAGATAGATGGAAAGGTAGCTAGTATTATTGATGATGGGATATGGAGAATTAAAGCTGAAGCCGTGAG GGAACCAAAAGGGCGCAATGTGATGGAATCACTGCTCATTCTTGCAGCTTATGTTGTTGGTTTCGTCATTGGTGTGGAATTGCAAGAAAATAAATTCCGTGAGGAGTATGCCAAGATGAAACGTTCTTAG